In a genomic window of Acetonema longum DSM 6540:
- a CDS encoding ABC transporter permease yields MGVESIVDLLVIMQNRWEDIVFATLQHIELTMISLLLANLIAVPLGILLTRYRRWAEPIIGVTAVFQTIPSLALLGFMIPLMGIGELPAIVALTIYGLLPVLRNTYTGIAGVAPAVIEAGIGMGMTSKQVLFMVELPMALPVIMAGIRTASVLLVGVATLAALIGAGGLGDLIFRGISMANSELIMAGALPAALLAMVFDYVLKRLEGSVQPKGLQK; encoded by the coding sequence ATGGGGGTGGAGAGCATCGTAGATTTGCTGGTCATCATGCAAAATCGCTGGGAAGATATTGTGTTTGCAACGTTGCAACATATTGAATTGACAATGATTTCGCTGCTTTTAGCGAATTTAATAGCGGTACCGCTGGGGATTCTTCTGACGCGTTACCGGCGATGGGCCGAACCGATTATTGGCGTAACAGCGGTATTTCAGACCATACCCAGTTTGGCGCTGCTTGGTTTTATGATACCGCTCATGGGAATCGGAGAACTCCCGGCCATTGTGGCTTTGACGATATACGGACTGCTGCCGGTATTGCGCAATACCTATACCGGTATTGCGGGAGTCGCTCCGGCGGTGATTGAAGCCGGAATTGGCATGGGGATGACATCGAAACAGGTTTTGTTCATGGTTGAACTCCCGATGGCTTTGCCGGTCATCATGGCCGGGATACGAACTGCCAGCGTCCTGCTGGTAGGCGTGGCAACCTTAGCGGCCCTGATCGGCGCCGGCGGACTGGGAGATCTTATTTTCCGGGGCATTTCCATGGCGAATTCCGAACTGATTATGGCCGGCGCCCTGCCTGCCGCATTACTGGCAATGGTCTTTGACTATGTGCTGAAACGACTCGAAGGGTCTGTGCAGCCGAAAGGTCTGCAAAAATAA
- a CDS encoding glycine betaine ABC transporter substrate-binding protein, with protein sequence MKKISWLLLVIFLAAAVAGCSLGSDKSDRIVIGGKNFTEQDILVYMMKYIIEDKTGLAVETKPFLGGTSIVAQALDRGDIQIYAEYTGTALINLLQQPLINDPQKAYEKVAQIYRDQKQITWLKPFGFNNTYTLTMREDKAAEMGIEKFSDLIVKAPNLVMGCTPEFLERPDGYKGLREAYGLNFKNVNGMDPGLTYAAARDGKVDVIDGFATDGRIPAFKLKVLQDDKNFFPPYYAAPIVREDLLKRHPQIADALNLLAGKISNEEMAALNAQVDLEKKDAKEVARQWLKSQGLIQ encoded by the coding sequence ATGAAAAAAATTTCATGGTTATTGCTGGTGATCTTTCTGGCTGCTGCTGTCGCAGGATGCTCCCTGGGCAGTGATAAAAGCGACCGCATTGTCATCGGCGGCAAAAATTTTACCGAGCAAGATATCCTGGTATATATGATGAAATACATCATCGAGGACAAGACCGGTCTCGCGGTGGAGACTAAACCCTTCCTGGGAGGAACCAGCATTGTTGCGCAAGCCCTGGATCGGGGCGACATCCAGATTTATGCGGAATACACAGGAACAGCCCTGATCAACCTGCTGCAGCAGCCGCTGATTAATGATCCGCAAAAGGCTTACGAAAAAGTCGCGCAAATCTACCGGGATCAAAAACAGATCACTTGGCTTAAGCCTTTCGGCTTCAACAATACGTACACTCTCACCATGCGTGAGGATAAAGCGGCGGAGATGGGCATTGAAAAGTTTAGCGACCTTATTGTCAAAGCTCCCAATCTGGTGATGGGCTGCACCCCCGAATTCCTGGAGCGCCCGGATGGCTATAAAGGATTGCGGGAGGCATATGGCCTGAATTTCAAGAATGTGAACGGCATGGACCCAGGGTTGACTTATGCCGCCGCCCGGGACGGAAAAGTGGATGTAATTGACGGCTTCGCTACGGACGGACGTATTCCGGCGTTTAAACTCAAGGTTCTGCAAGACGACAAAAACTTTTTCCCGCCTTACTATGCCGCGCCGATCGTCCGGGAGGACCTGCTCAAAAGACACCCCCAAATCGCCGATGCTCTGAATCTGCTAGCCGGGAAAATTAGCAATGAGGAAATGGCCGCTTTAAATGCGCAGGTGGATTTGGAAAAGAAAGACGCCAAAGAAGTCGCGAGACAGTGGTTAAAGTCTCAGGGCTTGATCCAATAA
- a CDS encoding MurR/RpiR family transcriptional regulator, whose translation MRKPLAKRIQEQYPQMSKSHKKISEYMLQHYDQAVFLTASKLGQLLSVSEATVIRFAVLLDYDGYPELQKALQDMVRNRITTVDRLKLSPKDSRTDIVRSVFNMDSDNMRQTLESLNTKDFALAVDKIIGARRIYIVSLRSAVVLGQFLHFYLQLLFKNCQMVSGNLFVEGLAGVGPEDLVIGFSFARYTRQTVESMQYAREKGASTIGITDTLTSPLAQYSEVLLLAQSSTPSFIDSFVAPLSLVNALVISAGTYDLEQTTQTLADFEEGCNKFGVYYKE comes from the coding sequence GTGCGTAAACCTTTGGCCAAGCGAATTCAGGAACAGTATCCTCAGATGTCTAAGAGTCATAAAAAAATTTCCGAATATATGCTGCAGCATTATGATCAAGCCGTATTTCTGACCGCGTCTAAATTAGGTCAGCTGCTGTCAGTCAGTGAAGCCACCGTGATCCGGTTTGCCGTGCTGTTGGACTATGACGGTTATCCGGAGCTGCAGAAAGCACTGCAGGATATGGTGCGTAACCGCATCACTACGGTGGATCGCCTGAAACTTTCCCCAAAAGACAGCCGGACCGATATTGTCCGGAGTGTATTTAATATGGACAGCGACAATATGCGGCAAACGCTGGAAAGCCTCAACACAAAGGACTTTGCACTGGCTGTAGACAAGATTATCGGCGCCCGGCGGATTTATATCGTCAGCTTGCGCAGCGCTGTGGTGTTAGGGCAGTTTCTGCATTTTTACCTTCAGCTTCTGTTTAAAAACTGTCAGATGGTCAGCGGCAATCTTTTTGTGGAAGGGCTTGCCGGAGTTGGACCGGAAGACTTGGTGATCGGTTTCTCCTTTGCCCGCTATACCCGTCAGACCGTGGAGAGCATGCAGTACGCCCGGGAAAAGGGAGCGTCGACCATTGGCATAACGGATACTCTGACCTCCCCCTTAGCTCAATACAGTGAAGTGCTGCTGCTGGCCCAGAGCTCCACGCCTTCCTTTATTGATTCGTTTGTGGCTCCTTTGAGTCTGGTCAATGCGCTGGTTATATCCGCCGGGACCTATGATCTGGAACAAACCACACAGACGTTGGCTGATTTTGAAGAGGGATGCAATAAGTTCGGGGTGTATTATAAGGAATAG
- a CDS encoding 3-keto-5-aminohexanoate cleavage protein, translated as MEKLIITIAPTGNVPTKAMTPHVPVTAAEIAADIVTCHQAGAAVAHIHARDHAGLPTAGLECFREIWQALDQTGCPVIRQISTGARAGNSAEARAEALSLDPESASLTTGSTNFPNKANLNDPDLIHFLAQTMHERNIKPEIEIFDLAMINNAVELQKKGLLASPLQFNLVMGVKGAIPATAKNLFFLVDSLPPGSVWTLSAIGPQHLPLSMIAMALGGHIRVGVEDNIYYSKGVLATNIMLVERIVALAKAMGRELASPAEARRILGLAG; from the coding sequence ATGGAAAAGCTGATCATCACCATTGCTCCCACCGGCAATGTGCCAACCAAGGCTATGACGCCCCATGTTCCGGTCACTGCTGCCGAAATCGCCGCCGATATCGTCACCTGCCACCAGGCCGGCGCCGCCGTCGCCCACATTCATGCCCGGGACCATGCCGGCCTTCCTACCGCCGGACTCGAATGTTTCCGGGAGATCTGGCAGGCCCTGGATCAAACCGGCTGTCCGGTCATCCGGCAAATCTCCACCGGCGCCAGGGCCGGCAACTCGGCTGAAGCCAGGGCCGAAGCCCTCTCCCTCGACCCCGAATCCGCCAGCCTTACCACCGGGTCCACTAATTTCCCCAATAAAGCCAATCTTAACGATCCGGATCTGATTCATTTCTTGGCCCAAACCATGCACGAACGCAACATCAAACCTGAAATCGAGATTTTCGACCTGGCCATGATCAACAATGCCGTGGAACTCCAGAAAAAAGGATTACTGGCTTCTCCCCTGCAGTTCAATCTGGTCATGGGAGTCAAGGGCGCTATTCCCGCCACTGCTAAAAATCTGTTCTTCCTGGTTGACAGCCTGCCGCCGGGTTCGGTCTGGACTCTCTCGGCCATTGGTCCTCAGCATCTGCCTCTGTCCATGATCGCCATGGCCCTTGGCGGCCATATCCGGGTGGGGGTGGAAGACAACATCTATTATAGTAAAGGGGTTCTGGCCACCAACATTATGCTGGTCGAGCGAATCGTCGCTTTGGCTAAAGCCATGGGACGGGAACTCGCCTCCCCGGCGGAAGCCCGCCGGATACTTGGCTTAGCCGGCTGA